Proteins found in one Alteromonas macleodii genomic segment:
- a CDS encoding DUF4198 domain-containing protein, with protein MKLSSLATVGFLFATSLSARAHDFWLEPASYRSQEPSAVALQFKVGHKEDTSHWNLSWDRIVALRTYSSNGVSDMAASVVPKTSMLPGMAKTVELSPGTHVIGFESYHATSVLKAKKFNQYAKDEGLTEILAHREARGQNDIAGKELYSRKAKTIVQVGEAITDNAIKPIGHTLEIVPLEHPYKLSDNTLSVQVLFKGKPLSNALIDAASLVDHSVEVQAVKTDSEGKATFKVNVEGPVMLNTVWGVPLTNSSAADFETYFSSLTFEYVQ; from the coding sequence ATGAAATTATCCAGTTTAGCCACCGTGGGCTTTCTGTTTGCTACATCTTTAAGTGCTCGGGCTCACGATTTTTGGTTAGAGCCAGCAAGCTACCGTTCACAAGAGCCAAGTGCTGTTGCCTTGCAGTTTAAAGTAGGCCATAAAGAAGATACCTCTCACTGGAACCTGTCATGGGATAGGATAGTCGCGTTGCGCACTTATTCTTCTAATGGCGTGAGTGATATGGCCGCCAGCGTAGTACCTAAAACGTCAATGCTACCCGGCATGGCTAAAACGGTCGAGCTTTCACCTGGCACTCACGTTATAGGGTTTGAAAGCTATCATGCGACTAGTGTACTAAAAGCGAAGAAGTTTAATCAGTATGCGAAAGATGAAGGTTTAACAGAAATACTAGCCCATCGCGAGGCGAGAGGGCAAAACGATATCGCCGGAAAAGAGCTTTATTCAAGGAAAGCAAAAACCATTGTACAAGTAGGTGAGGCAATAACGGACAATGCCATAAAACCAATTGGCCACACGTTAGAAATAGTGCCCCTTGAACACCCTTATAAACTCTCAGATAACACTCTATCTGTTCAGGTGTTGTTCAAAGGAAAGCCCTTAAGCAATGCACTTATCGATGCAGCATCCTTAGTTGATCACAGCGTGGAAGTGCAAGCGGTTAAAACTGACAGTGAAGGAAAGGCGACGTTTAAAGTTAATGTCGAAGGGCCTGTTATGCTAAATACGGTTTGGGGCGTACCCCTTACAAATAGTTCTGCAGCAGATTTTGAAACTTACTTTTCAAGTCTAACGTTTGAATACGTTCAGTAA
- a CDS encoding lytic murein transglycosylase, protein MRLASFKSSFLSDRSPKKTKSYTSLIRTSLALLITSASINTAYANEQFASCTAVLADKAKQEGVSQQTIDDVFPHLVHQDRVIELDRSQPEFVQTFPGYFSKRVTDWRTQKGKEMYAKHEALLHKLSDKYGVPPHYLLAFWGLETNFGSYKGKMPVLDSLATLACDKRRSKYFTQEFLVAVKLMEREKLQKEDMIGSWAGAMGHTQFMPSAYTHYAIDGDGDGQINLWASEEDALSSAANFLASLGWERSFRWGREVQLPENFDYQESGYKNRKPLSEWNAQGVKKADGSALGEDDTTAYVIVPAGHNGPAFIAYKNFRVIMRWNNSEFYAIAVGVLADRIAGASGIKATLPDLPAYSRKDIIALQSKLNNLGFDVGKPDGIIGPATREGIRNYQISNNMIADGFPGLEVMAALNIDLASKATS, encoded by the coding sequence ATGCGCTTAGCTTCATTTAAGTCTTCTTTTCTTTCTGATCGTTCACCTAAGAAGACCAAGTCTTACACCTCATTAATTCGTACATCTTTGGCTCTGCTTATTACTAGTGCGTCGATTAACACCGCTTATGCCAATGAACAATTTGCTAGCTGCACCGCCGTACTTGCAGATAAAGCAAAGCAAGAAGGGGTTAGCCAGCAAACCATTGATGATGTATTTCCTCACCTTGTTCATCAAGACCGTGTGATTGAGTTAGACCGAAGCCAACCTGAATTTGTACAAACCTTTCCAGGGTACTTTAGTAAGCGCGTTACCGATTGGCGCACTCAGAAAGGCAAAGAGATGTACGCTAAGCACGAAGCGCTTTTGCACAAACTCAGTGATAAGTATGGCGTGCCTCCTCACTACCTGCTCGCTTTCTGGGGCTTAGAAACAAACTTTGGCTCTTACAAAGGCAAAATGCCGGTACTTGATTCTCTTGCCACGCTGGCTTGTGACAAACGAAGAAGTAAATACTTTACCCAAGAGTTCCTTGTGGCCGTGAAGCTGATGGAACGGGAAAAGCTTCAAAAAGAAGACATGATTGGTTCGTGGGCTGGCGCTATGGGTCACACTCAGTTTATGCCTTCAGCCTATACACACTATGCCATTGACGGCGACGGCGACGGGCAAATTAATTTGTGGGCAAGTGAAGAAGATGCGTTATCTTCTGCCGCAAACTTCCTTGCAAGCCTAGGTTGGGAGCGCAGCTTCCGCTGGGGTCGTGAAGTGCAGTTGCCTGAGAACTTTGACTATCAAGAGTCTGGTTACAAAAATAGAAAACCTCTTAGCGAATGGAACGCTCAAGGCGTGAAGAAAGCCGATGGCTCTGCGCTGGGCGAAGACGATACCACAGCTTATGTTATCGTGCCTGCAGGGCATAACGGCCCTGCCTTTATTGCTTACAAAAACTTCCGCGTTATTATGCGCTGGAACAACTCTGAGTTTTATGCCATCGCCGTAGGCGTATTGGCCGACCGCATCGCTGGAGCGTCTGGTATTAAAGCAACCTTACCTGATCTCCCCGCCTACAGCCGCAAAGACATTATTGCGCTTCAAAGTAAGCTAAATAATTTAGGCTTCGATGTGGGCAAACCCGACGGCATCATTGGCCCTGCCACTCGCGAGGGTATCCGCAACTACCAAATTAGCAATAATATGATCGCAGATGGTTTTCCAGGTTTGGAAGTAATGGCAGCCCTCAACATTGACCTGGCAAGCAAGGCTACCTCTTAA